A region from the Roseofilum reptotaenium CS-1145 genome encodes:
- the trhO gene encoding oxygen-dependent tRNA uridine(34) hydroxylase TrhO — translation MSLVVATFYHFFSFADYAEWRSPLHSLCEEHGIKGTILLASEGINATIAGSRSAVDTLLTYLRSDPRLWDLTHKESTAPDYPFDRLKVRLKQEIVTLGQPDVNPNEQVGTYVSPQEWNQLIGDPEVTLIDTRNDYEVQIGSFRGAQNPHTHSFRNFPDYVKTHLDPQKHPKVAMFCTGGIRCEKATAFMLKQGFQEVYHLQGGILKYLEEVPELDSLWEGECFVFDQRIAIKTGLVAGSYDLCVACGYPISEEDKASPDYEEGICCPHCSDHLTPEKRARQQAKYQQSKLKKTKDNK, via the coding sequence ATGAGCCTTGTCGTAGCTACCTTTTACCATTTTTTTTCCTTTGCCGATTATGCCGAATGGCGATCGCCTCTACACTCGTTATGTGAAGAGCACGGAATCAAAGGAACTATCCTCTTAGCATCTGAAGGCATCAATGCCACGATCGCCGGTTCTCGTTCGGCTGTTGATACCCTCTTAACCTATTTGCGTTCTGATCCTCGATTATGGGATCTTACCCATAAGGAATCTACAGCGCCAGATTATCCCTTCGATCGCCTCAAAGTGCGCCTCAAACAAGAAATTGTCACCCTCGGTCAACCAGACGTTAATCCCAATGAGCAAGTGGGAACCTATGTCAGTCCCCAGGAGTGGAACCAACTAATCGGCGATCCAGAAGTCACTCTCATTGACACCCGAAATGACTATGAAGTACAAATCGGTTCCTTCCGGGGGGCACAAAATCCCCATACTCACTCTTTTCGCAACTTCCCCGACTATGTGAAAACCCATCTTGATCCCCAAAAGCATCCCAAAGTAGCTATGTTCTGTACTGGGGGCATTCGCTGTGAAAAAGCAACGGCCTTTATGCTCAAACAGGGCTTTCAGGAAGTCTACCACCTGCAAGGCGGAATTCTGAAATATCTTGAAGAAGTCCCCGAACTCGACAGTTTGTGGGAAGGGGAATGTTTTGTCTTTGACCAGCGGATCGCGATCAAAACCGGCTTAGTTGCTGGCAGTTATGATCTCTGTGTTGCCTGTGGTTATCCCATTTCTGAGGAAGATAAGGCTTCACCAGACTATGAAGAAGGAATTTGCTGTCCCCATTGCAGCGATCACCTTACCCCTGAAAAACGGGCCCGCCAACAAGCTAAATACCAGCAAAGCAAACTTAAGAAAACAAAGGATAACAAATAA
- a CDS encoding pentapeptide repeat-containing protein: MIPDPIASSSASLSPSSQGKPRHSLEQPPSTLEPSEFNPERWSSKPLPSGDWIMVVPIAVMFVGLSLHNFWIGFSGAAVAFALSLRLVWPTLTRTLKDLTAQQRSQLIGFTGLFISLAGLLNYLGLYRAISNWLNQVKWDEFGSWAEWVGAVGQIMIAILAVYISWRQYVISKDLTIQQNTITQQQTIDAFFQGISELALDDEGMLEDWPQERCFAEGRTAAILSSVNAAGKAKVIRFLSQSNLLTPLRRDYHLGRPIFDGRGGYQEDRLNGIRVINLGVMLAGVNLARTDLRWTDLSEAYLVRTDLRNADLTKANLSRTVLYQANLAGADLRGTQFFYGSAQTATPRDRQHPPNYKTGQYTGAVVENTDFSGVQELSEEQRYYCCSWCGEASRQTIPGGCEGITNLLGR, from the coding sequence ATGATACCCGATCCGATTGCGTCGTCTTCCGCTTCCCTATCCCCTAGTTCTCAAGGTAAGCCTCGCCATTCCCTAGAGCAACCGCCCTCAACTTTAGAGCCTTCAGAGTTTAATCCAGAGCGGTGGTCGAGTAAACCATTGCCATCTGGGGATTGGATTATGGTAGTGCCGATCGCTGTCATGTTTGTGGGATTATCGCTTCATAATTTCTGGATAGGCTTTTCTGGGGCAGCCGTTGCCTTTGCGCTCTCCTTGCGATTAGTTTGGCCGACATTAACTCGAACGCTCAAAGATCTGACTGCCCAACAGCGATCGCAACTTATCGGATTTACCGGTTTATTTATTTCCCTAGCTGGACTCCTCAATTATTTAGGACTGTATCGCGCTATCAGTAACTGGCTCAATCAAGTCAAATGGGATGAATTTGGGTCTTGGGCTGAATGGGTGGGTGCTGTGGGACAAATTATGATCGCCATTTTGGCCGTTTATATTTCTTGGCGACAATATGTGATTTCCAAGGATTTAACCATTCAGCAAAATACCATTACTCAACAACAAACCATTGATGCTTTTTTTCAGGGCATCTCTGAACTGGCATTAGATGATGAGGGGATGTTAGAAGATTGGCCTCAAGAGCGCTGTTTTGCTGAAGGCCGAACTGCTGCTATTCTCAGCAGTGTCAATGCTGCCGGGAAAGCCAAGGTCATTCGGTTTTTATCCCAATCTAATTTACTCACGCCCTTGCGCCGGGATTATCATTTGGGGCGACCGATTTTTGATGGACGAGGAGGATATCAGGAAGACCGGCTTAATGGGATTCGAGTGATTAATTTGGGAGTGATGTTAGCTGGTGTAAATTTAGCTCGTACAGACCTGCGATGGACGGATTTAAGTGAGGCCTATTTAGTCCGCACGGATTTAAGAAATGCGGATTTAACTAAGGCGAATTTATCTCGAACTGTACTGTATCAAGCGAATTTAGCGGGCGCTGACTTAAGAGGGACACAGTTCTTTTATGGATCGGCACAAACAGCTACCCCCCGCGATCGCCAACATCCACCCAATTACAAAACCGGACAATATACCGGTGCAGTGGTCGAAAATACTGATTTTTCTGGCGTTCAGGAACTCTCAGAAGAACAACGCTATTACTGCTGTTCTTGGTGTGGGGAAGCCTCGCGACAAACGATTCCCGGAGGGTGTGAGGGGATTACGAATTTGTTAGGCCGGTGA
- a CDS encoding ATP-binding protein: MKPVIFTQLRKLQHWWNRLSITTKLSTGFGGLFGFILLVSVNSYIAFKVVQDKAAQDIYTSVELQRLVLEMDRHLQAARTHQRDFFLRYSEIGFNQAKEIYAQEAVENINEVIRLMTEFKKLIEQPQVSNSLKETDVDINLFVASAEHYETTFMEAVELVTRLAEEGKGLKDQLDHLGHEGKQAIESLDIQWREQYQALRLAQKEYLITRQRRHMRSTFKILLELEKKILEDSTINQQQKKTLLNILASYKNTAEEILKVDSEIQAKFSDFDLQAKNIDRISGQLIELTNQEVLKAEKKVDEASELIYYILSFSVLLGLLFVTIIAQLFQKEITEKIIQLTQGVNQLKQGSLDHRLPIESEDELGELAEGFNEMASQLQALVNNLEQQVVEQTVTIRKSEALLNETQKIGQLGGWEFDPQTQELIWTQEVYQIHQLEPEYVPTLEGMLSFFENRYKNKLREAIDKAIVHLTDFDLELPLMCHSGHLIWVRIIGQPFQVDDRGIKVKGTLQNISDRKEIELALKQAKQAADSANQAKTEFLSSMSHELRTPLNGILGYTQILKRSKTLEGEDRKGVDVIHECGSHLLSLINDILDMAKIESRKIELYEQSLALSYFLDGITSICKIKAHQKGLDFKSIYSFDLPKAIVIDQKRLRQVLINLIGNAIKFTDTGEITFEVTCIHLSSRENQNYAIIRFEVKDTGIGIPSEQMEKIFSPFEQVGDKARMSEGTGLGLAISQNIVQLMGGELQVSSIPNQGSCFFFEIECLLAQETILAEFPIQDHTITGYLGKKKTILVIDDRWEHRSLIVNLLNSLGFEVVQATDGKEGLKEAKRVKPDLVITDIFMPVMDGLELTQILRHLNELKHIPIIISSASISGLDTENSPGINCNDFIPKPIDTEILLASLKKYLNLTWMYTDSPDLDHLDYPIDQAENSKKSNLFPMIFPPKSELKKLYQSARIGDIEDMENEVKRLAKLDKEYQSFVRYTSDLLDDFAIEEIRILLEDFFQNVENSA, encoded by the coding sequence ATGAAACCGGTGATTTTCACTCAACTTAGAAAGCTCCAACACTGGTGGAATCGCTTAAGTATTACCACTAAACTATCCACCGGTTTTGGTGGATTATTTGGCTTTATTCTTTTGGTTTCAGTCAATAGTTATATTGCATTTAAAGTTGTTCAAGATAAAGCGGCACAAGACATTTATACAAGTGTAGAACTTCAGAGATTAGTTCTAGAAATGGATCGCCATTTGCAAGCTGCTCGTACCCATCAAAGAGATTTTTTCTTGCGCTATTCAGAAATTGGTTTTAATCAGGCTAAAGAAATTTATGCCCAAGAAGCTGTAGAGAATATTAATGAAGTCATTCGCTTAATGACCGAGTTCAAAAAACTGATTGAGCAACCACAAGTTAGTAATTCCCTTAAAGAAACAGATGTGGATATCAATTTGTTTGTTGCCTCAGCCGAACATTATGAAACAACTTTTATGGAAGCGGTTGAATTGGTTACACGACTAGCAGAAGAGGGAAAAGGACTCAAAGACCAATTAGATCATTTAGGTCACGAGGGAAAACAGGCCATTGAGTCTCTAGACATCCAGTGGAGAGAACAATATCAAGCTTTACGTCTGGCACAAAAAGAGTATTTGATTACTCGGCAGCGCCGCCATATGCGCTCTACTTTTAAAATCTTACTAGAATTAGAGAAAAAGATACTAGAAGATTCAACAATAAACCAGCAACAAAAAAAGACTCTGTTAAATATTCTTGCATCCTATAAGAATACAGCAGAAGAGATCTTAAAAGTGGACAGTGAAATTCAAGCCAAATTCAGTGATTTTGACTTACAAGCAAAAAATATAGATCGAATTTCTGGTCAACTTATTGAATTAACCAATCAAGAGGTCTTAAAGGCAGAAAAAAAAGTTGATGAGGCGAGTGAGTTGATTTACTATATCTTGTCTTTTTCTGTCCTGCTTGGATTACTGTTTGTCACGATCATTGCCCAATTATTCCAAAAAGAAATCACAGAAAAAATAATCCAACTGACTCAAGGAGTCAATCAGCTTAAACAAGGTTCTCTTGACCATCGCTTACCGATAGAATCCGAAGATGAACTAGGAGAATTGGCAGAAGGATTTAATGAAATGGCAAGCCAACTGCAAGCTTTAGTTAATAATTTAGAACAACAAGTAGTAGAACAAACAGTTACCATTCGCAAAAGTGAAGCTCTACTCAATGAAACCCAAAAAATTGGTCAGTTAGGGGGATGGGAATTCGACCCTCAGACTCAAGAGTTGATTTGGACTCAGGAAGTTTACCAGATTCACCAACTTGAACCTGAGTATGTACCAACTTTAGAGGGGATGTTATCCTTTTTTGAAAACAGGTATAAAAATAAACTCAGAGAAGCAATTGATAAAGCGATTGTTCACTTAACTGACTTTGATCTAGAACTGCCTTTGATGTGTCATTCAGGTCATTTGATTTGGGTTCGTATCATTGGTCAACCTTTTCAAGTGGACGATCGAGGAATTAAGGTTAAAGGAACGCTGCAAAATATTAGCGATCGCAAAGAAATTGAACTAGCCTTGAAACAAGCAAAGCAAGCGGCTGATAGTGCCAACCAAGCAAAAACAGAATTTTTGTCCAGTATGAGTCATGAACTTCGCACTCCCCTCAATGGAATTTTGGGCTATACCCAAATCTTAAAACGCTCGAAAACTTTGGAGGGAGAAGATCGTAAAGGAGTAGACGTAATTCATGAATGTGGATCTCATTTACTTAGCCTGATTAATGATATTCTCGACATGGCTAAGATTGAATCGAGAAAGATTGAATTGTATGAACAATCCTTAGCTTTAAGCTATTTTCTAGATGGCATAACTTCAATTTGTAAAATAAAAGCTCATCAAAAAGGCTTGGACTTTAAAAGTATTTATTCTTTTGATTTACCCAAGGCGATTGTCATTGATCAAAAACGGTTGCGGCAAGTTTTAATTAACTTAATTGGGAATGCAATTAAGTTTACAGATACTGGAGAAATAACTTTTGAGGTGACCTGTATTCATCTGAGTTCTAGAGAGAATCAGAATTATGCAATAATTCGCTTTGAGGTAAAAGATACCGGCATTGGCATTCCCTCAGAACAAATGGAAAAAATATTTTCTCCCTTTGAACAAGTAGGGGACAAAGCTCGGATGTCTGAAGGCACAGGTTTAGGATTGGCCATTAGTCAAAATATCGTTCAATTGATGGGGGGAGAGTTACAAGTTTCTAGTATTCCTAACCAAGGAAGTTGCTTCTTCTTTGAGATTGAGTGTTTATTAGCTCAAGAGACAATATTGGCAGAATTTCCAATTCAAGACCATACTATTACTGGATATTTAGGTAAAAAGAAAACTATTTTAGTTATTGATGACCGTTGGGAACATCGTTCTTTGATTGTTAATTTGCTTAACTCTCTAGGGTTTGAGGTTGTACAAGCAACTGATGGTAAAGAAGGACTCAAAGAAGCTAAAAGAGTAAAGCCGGATTTAGTTATTACTGATATTTTTATGCCGGTGATGGATGGCTTAGAACTGACTCAAATTCTACGACATCTAAATGAATTGAAACATATTCCAATCATTATATCAAGTGCTAGCATTTCAGGTTTAGACACAGAAAACAGTCCAGGAATTAATTGTAATGATTTTATTCCTAAACCCATTGATACAGAGATTTTACTAGCCAGTTTGAAAAAATACTTGAATTTGACCTGGATGTATACTGATAGTCCAGACTTAGATCATCTGGATTATCCCATAGATCAAGCAGAAAATAGCAAAAAAAGTAATTTATTTCCAATGATATTCCCTCCAAAGTCTGAACTCAAAAAACTCTATCAATCAGCGCGAATTGGTGATATTGAGGATATGGAAAATGAGGTGAAACGTTTAGCAAAACTCGACAAAGAGTATCAGTCTTTTGTTCGGTATACTTCAGATTTATTAGACGATTTTGCAATTGAGGAAATTAGAATTCTGTTAGAAGATTTTTTCCAAAATGTAGAAAACTCGGCTTAG
- a CDS encoding adenosine kinase has protein sequence MSNQLDVFGVGNALVDVLALVDDSFITEQALERGVMTLVDAKAQGKILGGLQRDSLKLRSGGSAANTMIAIAQSGGTGFYTGKVAQDENGKFYAQDMKAAGIEFEVTPAPIENGPTGTCVVLTTPDAERTMCTNLGASSTLSPSDIDVEKLKRCQYSYVEGYLWTGDDTRKASIETMEQSKRHGVKVSFTLSDPFLLHSFRDDFRNVVTDYCDVLFCNADEVRQFLDLKNLDACAQKVGEMVNLAFITDSDKGCLVVENKQIITVEGFPVKPLDTVGAGDAFAGGALYGLTHGYSAPQAARWGNYLGSAIVQIQGPRLEKAPVDQMASILGA, from the coding sequence ATGAGTAATCAATTGGATGTTTTTGGTGTCGGTAATGCGTTGGTGGATGTGCTGGCGTTGGTCGATGACTCGTTTATTACTGAACAGGCCCTAGAGCGCGGAGTGATGACTCTGGTAGATGCCAAAGCTCAGGGGAAAATTCTGGGAGGACTCCAGCGAGATAGCCTGAAATTAAGGTCTGGAGGGTCTGCGGCCAATACGATGATTGCGATCGCCCAAAGTGGGGGTACAGGATTTTACACGGGTAAAGTCGCCCAAGATGAAAACGGCAAGTTTTATGCCCAAGATATGAAAGCAGCAGGAATTGAGTTTGAAGTTACTCCTGCTCCTATCGAAAACGGCCCTACAGGCACTTGTGTGGTCTTGACGACTCCCGACGCAGAGCGCACCATGTGTACCAATTTGGGAGCTTCTAGTACCCTTTCCCCCAGTGATATTGATGTAGAGAAACTCAAACGCTGTCAATATAGCTATGTGGAAGGTTATCTCTGGACAGGGGATGATACCCGAAAAGCGAGCATTGAAACCATGGAGCAGTCTAAACGCCATGGCGTGAAAGTGTCCTTTACCCTTTCTGACCCGTTTTTGTTGCACAGTTTCCGCGATGATTTCCGCAATGTGGTCACTGACTATTGCGATGTGCTGTTTTGTAATGCGGATGAAGTGCGTCAGTTTTTAGACTTGAAAAATTTGGACGCTTGCGCCCAAAAGGTTGGAGAAATGGTCAATCTTGCCTTTATTACGGATAGTGATAAGGGCTGTTTAGTGGTCGAAAATAAACAAATCATTACGGTAGAAGGGTTTCCTGTCAAACCTCTAGATACCGTAGGTGCAGGAGATGCCTTTGCTGGTGGTGCCTTGTATGGACTGACTCATGGGTATAGTGCCCCACAAGCGGCTCGTTGGGGGAATTATCTGGGATCGGCGATCGTCCAGATCCAAGGCCCCCGGTTAGAAAAAGCCCCCGTTGACCAGATGGCAAGCATTCTAGGAGCTTAG
- a CDS encoding alpha/beta fold hydrolase, with amino-acid sequence MTLLFRNSRIKLSPGILFWREVGQGKPILFLHGSWDEGGQWVGVMERLGTDYQCFAPDLLGFSESDRPNVHYSVTLQTECLLEYFQALKLDSVYLVGHSLGGWIATRYALAHPERVKGLVLLAPEGVHVPELKDRWKQASWFVGPKSFWVQFLKILLPVARWMGKAKPLEALFEKRSHFLQFFPACQMLFLRRAKEIQAEYVEDDLPHLTVPSLLLSGLSSHNRHPEIDSLSQVYSERVQDLKEQTLPTGDPDWPRSHPDGVAQAIREFIESIETPEKRSEDLT; translated from the coding sequence ATGACACTTCTATTTAGGAATTCTCGAATTAAACTCTCTCCTGGAATCCTGTTTTGGCGAGAAGTGGGTCAGGGAAAACCGATTCTTTTTTTACATGGGTCTTGGGATGAGGGGGGTCAATGGGTGGGGGTAATGGAGCGGTTGGGCACAGATTACCAGTGTTTTGCTCCAGATTTATTGGGATTTTCAGAGTCGGATCGACCCAATGTCCATTATTCTGTGACGCTACAAACGGAGTGTTTATTGGAGTATTTCCAAGCTCTGAAGTTAGACTCGGTTTATCTGGTCGGCCATTCCCTGGGTGGATGGATAGCAACGCGCTATGCTTTGGCGCATCCTGAACGGGTGAAGGGATTAGTTCTCTTGGCTCCGGAAGGGGTACATGTACCGGAATTAAAAGATCGGTGGAAGCAAGCATCTTGGTTCGTGGGGCCGAAATCGTTTTGGGTACAGTTCCTGAAAATTTTGTTACCGGTAGCTCGATGGATGGGAAAAGCTAAACCCCTAGAAGCGCTGTTCGAGAAGCGATCGCACTTTCTCCAATTCTTCCCTGCTTGTCAGATGCTGTTTTTACGCAGAGCTAAGGAAATTCAAGCAGAATATGTTGAGGATGACTTGCCCCATCTCACGGTTCCCAGTTTACTCCTCTCTGGTCTGTCGAGCCATAACAGGCATCCAGAAATTGACTCGCTATCCCAAGTGTATAGCGAACGAGTGCAGGATTTGAAAGAGCAAACCTTACCGACTGGCGATCCGGATTGGCCGCGCAGCCATCCGGATGGGGTGGCTCAAGCCATTCGCGAGTTTATTGAGTCGATCGAAACCCCAGAAAAGCGATCGGAGGACTTGACATAA
- the dnaA gene encoding chromosomal replication initiator protein DnaA, with protein sequence MENSLDSLWTQVLDRLKKKLSQPTFETWIKTAMAIDLKENCLILETPNLFARNWLQANYINIINTTIEEIVGHSVTIQIKVANQEKSSESLNLFWSSNPTIPKTYTYPKPTELNPKYVFEHFVVGSNNRMAHAASLAVAESPGRDNPLSFNPLFLYGGVGLGKTHLMQAIGHYRLKIRSDAKVFYVSTEKFTNDLITAIRQDSRQGFRDHYRTADVLLVDDIQFIEGQESTQEEFFHTFNTLHEAGKQVVLASDRPPSQMPQLQERLCSRFSMGLIADIQPPDLETRMAILQTKAEYENLDLPQAVIEYIATNYTSNIRELEGALIRTVAYMSISGLSMTVENIAPVLNPPAANGEVSADVIIAVVAEEFQVSPEDLKSNSRRREISQARQIGMYLMRQHTDLSLPKIGEEFGGKDHTTVMYSCDKVGQRRENDPDLAKLLRQLGDRITLVSRSQGRI encoded by the coding sequence GTGGAAAATTCCCTCGATAGCCTGTGGACTCAAGTTCTGGATAGGCTTAAAAAAAAGCTAAGTCAGCCAACATTTGAGACTTGGATTAAAACAGCTATGGCAATTGACTTGAAAGAAAATTGTCTGATTCTTGAAACTCCAAATTTATTTGCTCGCAACTGGCTTCAAGCTAATTATATCAACATTATTAACACGACTATAGAAGAAATTGTAGGTCATTCAGTGACGATCCAAATAAAGGTTGCTAATCAAGAAAAGTCCTCAGAAAGCTTGAATCTATTTTGGTCTTCAAATCCTACGATTCCGAAAACTTATACTTATCCAAAACCCACCGAACTTAATCCTAAATATGTGTTTGAGCATTTTGTGGTGGGTTCCAATAATCGCATGGCTCATGCCGCATCTCTAGCGGTTGCTGAATCTCCGGGACGAGATAATCCACTGAGTTTTAATCCTTTGTTTCTGTATGGAGGTGTGGGTCTAGGGAAAACCCATCTCATGCAAGCGATTGGACATTATCGGCTGAAAATTCGATCAGATGCTAAAGTTTTTTATGTCTCGACTGAAAAATTTACGAATGATTTAATTACAGCTATTCGTCAAGATAGTCGCCAAGGATTTCGCGATCACTATCGGACCGCGGATGTTTTGTTAGTGGATGATATTCAATTTATTGAGGGTCAAGAATCCACTCAAGAAGAATTCTTTCATACCTTTAATACCTTACATGAAGCGGGAAAACAAGTCGTTTTAGCCTCAGATCGTCCTCCCAGTCAAATGCCTCAACTCCAAGAGCGTTTATGTTCCCGGTTTTCAATGGGATTAATTGCTGATATTCAACCCCCTGATTTAGAAACACGAATGGCAATTTTGCAAACAAAGGCAGAGTATGAAAATTTAGATTTACCCCAAGCCGTAATTGAATATATTGCGACCAATTATACATCCAATATTCGTGAATTAGAAGGGGCATTAATCCGGACAGTCGCTTATATGTCGATTTCGGGATTATCGATGACGGTAGAAAATATCGCGCCGGTCTTGAATCCACCGGCTGCTAATGGCGAGGTTTCTGCGGATGTGATTATTGCTGTAGTTGCCGAAGAATTTCAGGTGAGTCCAGAGGATTTAAAGAGCAATTCAAGACGCAGGGAAATTAGTCAAGCGCGTCAAATTGGCATGTATCTGATGCGTCAACATACAGACTTGAGTTTGCCTAAAATTGGAGAAGAATTTGGAGGAAAAGACCATACAACGGTTATGTATAGCTGTGATAAAGTGGGACAGAGACGGGAGAATGATCCAGATTTGGCGAAGCTACTGCGACAACTCGGCGATCGCATCACTCTGGTTAGTCGTTCCCAGGGCAGGATCTGA
- a CDS encoding adenylosuccinate synthase produces MANVIVIGAQWGDEGKGKITDLLSKSADVVVRYQGGVNAGHTVVVQGQTFKLHLIPSGILYPDTACIIGGGTVIDPKVLIGEIDQLHQLNVSTEQLMISETAHVTMPYHRLIDQASEEKRGEHKIGTTKRGIGPTYSDKSERTGIRIVDLMQPDILRKQLQWTVEYKNAIIEKLYDLPPLNPKEVIEQYLEYAERLRPYVVDSSLKIYEAIKKRHNILFEGAQGTLLDLDHGTYPYVTSSNPIAGGACVGAGVGPTVIDRVIGVAKAYTTRVGEGPFPTELNDEIGKELGSVGAEFGTTTGRPRRCGWFDSVIGRYAVRINGLDCLAITKLDVLDNIDEIKVCVAYEVEGQRCENFPTNARIFAKCKPIYETVPGWKQSTAECRTLEDLPKAALDYLKFLAELMDVPIAIVSLGASRDCTIIVEDPIHGPKRALLDANGIPVKTNGN; encoded by the coding sequence TTGGCTAACGTTATCGTAATTGGTGCCCAGTGGGGCGATGAAGGAAAAGGAAAAATCACGGATCTCCTGAGTAAATCAGCAGATGTCGTTGTTCGCTATCAAGGCGGAGTCAATGCTGGACATACCGTTGTGGTCCAGGGCCAAACCTTCAAGCTGCACCTAATTCCCTCTGGTATCCTCTACCCCGATACAGCCTGTATCATTGGTGGCGGCACGGTGATCGACCCCAAAGTACTCATCGGAGAAATCGATCAACTCCATCAGCTCAATGTCTCTACAGAGCAGTTGATGATTTCTGAAACCGCCCACGTTACGATGCCCTACCACCGGCTAATCGATCAAGCTTCAGAAGAAAAACGGGGAGAACACAAAATTGGAACCACCAAAAGGGGTATTGGCCCGACCTATAGCGATAAGTCTGAACGCACGGGTATTCGTATTGTTGACTTGATGCAACCAGACATTCTCCGCAAGCAACTGCAATGGACGGTTGAGTACAAGAATGCCATTATTGAAAAGCTCTATGACTTACCGCCCCTCAATCCCAAAGAAGTCATTGAACAATACTTAGAATATGCCGAACGGTTGCGCCCCTATGTGGTGGATAGTTCCCTGAAAATCTATGAAGCCATTAAAAAGCGCCACAATATCCTCTTTGAAGGTGCGCAAGGAACACTGCTTGACTTAGACCATGGAACCTATCCCTATGTCACCTCCTCCAACCCCATTGCAGGCGGTGCCTGTGTCGGTGCAGGGGTTGGACCAACGGTGATTGACCGGGTGATTGGGGTTGCCAAAGCCTATACTACCCGCGTAGGTGAGGGGCCCTTTCCCACAGAACTGAACGATGAAATTGGCAAAGAATTAGGGTCTGTAGGGGCTGAATTTGGCACGACTACCGGTCGTCCCCGACGCTGTGGTTGGTTTGATTCGGTGATTGGTCGCTATGCAGTGCGAATTAATGGGCTGGATTGTTTGGCCATTACCAAGCTTGATGTTCTTGATAATATCGATGAAATTAAGGTCTGTGTAGCCTATGAAGTCGAGGGCCAACGGTGCGAGAATTTTCCCACTAACGCCCGGATTTTTGCCAAATGTAAACCGATTTACGAAACGGTTCCAGGGTGGAAACAATCGACGGCTGAGTGCCGAACCTTGGAAGATTTGCCTAAAGCTGCCTTAGATTATCTCAAATTTCTAGCAGAACTGATGGATGTGCCGATCGCGATTGTATCCCTGGGAGCGAGTCGCGATTGCACAATCATCGTTGAAGACCCCATCCACGGGCCCAAACGGGCCTTACTTGATGCTAATGGTATTCCAGTGAAGACCAATGGTAACTAA
- a CDS encoding histidine triad nucleotide-binding protein, whose product MSETIFSKIIRKEIPADIVYEDDLCLAFNDISPQAPVHILVIPKKVIPKLADAESQDHALMGHLLLKVKQVAEQAGLSNNGYRVVINNGVDGGQTVDHLHIHILGGRALDWPPG is encoded by the coding sequence ATGAGCGAAACTATTTTTAGTAAGATTATCCGTAAGGAAATTCCAGCAGATATTGTCTATGAAGATGACCTTTGTCTGGCATTTAATGATATTTCTCCCCAAGCTCCCGTTCACATTCTGGTGATTCCCAAAAAGGTGATTCCCAAACTAGCCGATGCTGAATCCCAAGATCATGCCTTGATGGGTCATTTGTTACTCAAGGTTAAACAAGTAGCCGAGCAAGCGGGACTGAGTAACAATGGATATCGAGTCGTGATTAATAACGGAGTAGACGGAGGTCAAACCGTCGATCATCTGCACATCCATATTCTCGGAGGACGCGCTCTGGACTGGCCTCCGGGCTAG
- a CDS encoding 50S ribosomal protein L25/general stress protein Ctc: MELTIECHQREAGSKARALRRSGLIPANLYGHKGNESISLTVDDKTVQNLLKSAVVNNTLINVNIPELSWNGKALLREVQRHPWKGFPYHLSFFSIASQKSVEVAVRLNFVGEAIGVKQSGGLLDSPLSEVRVQCPPDRIPEVIDVDVTDLAVGGSLAVKDLNIPEGVKIMAEPKQLVVTVLASRVTRKMAEDENQG, encoded by the coding sequence ATGGAACTTACTATTGAGTGTCACCAAAGAGAAGCGGGAAGCAAAGCCAGAGCCTTACGCCGTTCTGGATTAATCCCAGCTAATTTATATGGCCATAAGGGCAATGAATCGATTTCTTTAACTGTGGATGATAAAACAGTTCAAAATTTGCTTAAAAGTGCAGTGGTCAACAATACCCTGATTAATGTTAATATTCCGGAACTCTCTTGGAACGGGAAAGCTCTGTTGCGGGAAGTACAACGGCATCCTTGGAAAGGGTTTCCCTATCATCTGAGTTTCTTTTCGATCGCCTCTCAGAAGAGTGTAGAAGTGGCTGTACGCTTAAACTTTGTCGGAGAGGCGATCGGGGTGAAACAATCGGGTGGCTTGCTCGATTCTCCCCTGAGTGAAGTGCGCGTTCAATGTCCTCCCGATCGAATTCCGGAAGTGATTGATGTAGATGTGACGGATTTGGCTGTTGGCGGTTCTCTAGCAGTTAAAGATCTGAATATCCCCGAAGGAGTCAAAATTATGGCGGAACCGAAACAGTTGGTGGTTACTGTTTTGGCTTCTAGGGTGACTCGGAAAATGGCGGAAGACGAAAATCAAGGTTAG